A single genomic interval of Brevibacillus brevis harbors:
- a CDS encoding ABC transporter ATP-binding protein — MQRKKLVQVKNLTKTFTLGKGLSLTAADNVSFDIYEGETFGLVGESGCGKSTTGRTIIGLYQPTTGEVIFDGQNVHQASSAERSKLTRHMQMIFQDPYASLNPRMNIAEIISEGLHLNGLYKGKERMNRVIELLEMVGLQKEHANRFPHEFSGGQRQRIGIARALAVNPTFIIADEPISALDVSVQAQVVNLMKKLQQEQKLTYLFIAHDLAMVKHISDRIGVMYLGNMVEMTASEILYDSPKHPYTQALLSAIPVPDPDLEKSRERTIIEGDVPSPINPPSGCVFRTRCPVAKAVCAEKKPVWQEVDTNHFVACHLYQ, encoded by the coding sequence ATGCAACGAAAGAAGCTGGTCCAGGTAAAGAACCTGACAAAAACCTTTACGTTGGGTAAAGGGCTCTCACTTACGGCAGCGGACAATGTTTCCTTCGATATATACGAGGGGGAAACGTTTGGACTGGTAGGGGAATCTGGCTGCGGCAAATCGACTACAGGCCGTACAATCATCGGATTGTATCAACCGACGACAGGTGAGGTCATTTTTGACGGGCAAAACGTCCATCAGGCATCATCTGCTGAGCGGAGCAAGCTGACACGCCATATGCAAATGATTTTTCAGGACCCGTATGCTTCTCTGAACCCTCGAATGAACATTGCGGAAATCATTTCGGAGGGCCTGCATCTGAATGGGCTATATAAAGGGAAGGAACGAATGAATCGTGTGATTGAGCTGTTGGAGATGGTTGGTTTGCAAAAAGAGCATGCCAACCGTTTTCCGCACGAGTTCAGTGGTGGTCAGCGACAGCGGATAGGGATTGCGCGGGCGCTTGCCGTCAATCCTACCTTCATCATTGCCGATGAGCCGATTTCCGCACTCGATGTTTCGGTTCAGGCACAGGTCGTTAATTTAATGAAGAAATTGCAGCAGGAACAAAAGCTGACGTATTTGTTTATCGCGCATGATTTGGCGATGGTTAAGCACATCAGTGACCGGATTGGCGTCATGTATCTGGGCAATATGGTCGAGATGACTGCCAGTGAAATCCTTTACGATTCACCGAAGCATCCTTACACGCAGGCATTGTTGTCGGCCATTCCTGTCCCCGACCCTGATTTGGAGAAAAGCCGTGAGCGCACCATTATCGAAGGTGACGTTCCCAGCCCGATCAATCCACCTAGCGGCTGTGTGTTCCGTACGCGCTGTCCAGTAGCCAAAGCTGTATGCGCCGAAAAGAAGCCTGTCTGGCAAGAAGTAGACACCAACCACTTCGTCGCCTGTCACTTGTATCAGTAG
- a CDS encoding peptide ABC transporter substrate-binding protein translates to MKKLSTLLLSATLGVSMLMAGCTSGQPAAPSEPAPGNTAQPNAPTPGDQAAKLLLLNNIKEPTSLDPPIGFDEPSYNILNNLMEGLTRLDENQKPQPAAASEWTVSVDGKTYTFTLRDNKWSNGEPVKAQDFEFAWKRMLDPALASPAASLAYIIEGAEAYNSGKGPADGVKVKAVDDKTLEVVLAQPASWTLLLASNPAFFPVHKATVEKDPKWAAEAASFVGNGPFKLTEWAHDSELKMMKSDTYWDAANVTLPGAVWKMIDDENTEYQMFTNEELHRTTTVPADMADQLFKDGKVFVRDGAGTEFYRFNVTKEPFDNANIRKAFSLAIDRKTLVDLVLMRQQKPGTGFVSFGLPDANGEGQFREVGGELVNFNPDEAKKLLEQGMKEKGYTKLPEVTLTYRSGTANEKTAQAAQEMWKQTLGVDVKLQKVEGKVLTDMQKQLQYQIARSSWLPDFGDAINFLDIFQSKAASNRTGWSNAQFDKLIQDAYKEPDDAKRLKLLHDAEKILLDEAPIAPLYFYNTSLLSSDKVSGVQSSSLSYTDLRKAVVK, encoded by the coding sequence GTGAAAAAACTATCAACATTGTTGCTGTCGGCTACGCTGGGTGTGTCTATGCTCATGGCTGGATGTACTTCGGGTCAACCAGCTGCACCGAGTGAGCCTGCACCAGGCAACACGGCTCAGCCAAACGCTCCGACGCCGGGCGATCAAGCGGCAAAGCTTCTGTTGCTGAACAATATCAAGGAACCGACGTCATTGGACCCGCCGATTGGCTTCGATGAGCCGTCTTATAACATTTTGAACAACTTGATGGAAGGCTTGACTCGCCTGGACGAAAATCAAAAGCCTCAACCAGCGGCCGCTTCCGAATGGACAGTCTCTGTAGATGGAAAAACCTACACCTTTACCCTTCGTGACAACAAATGGTCCAATGGTGAACCGGTAAAGGCTCAGGACTTCGAATTCGCGTGGAAACGCATGCTTGATCCTGCACTGGCATCTCCGGCGGCATCCCTCGCGTACATTATTGAGGGAGCGGAGGCATATAACAGCGGTAAAGGACCGGCGGATGGCGTAAAAGTAAAAGCGGTGGACGACAAAACACTAGAGGTCGTTCTTGCTCAACCAGCATCCTGGACGCTTCTATTGGCATCCAACCCAGCTTTCTTCCCTGTACACAAAGCAACTGTAGAAAAAGATCCAAAATGGGCAGCAGAAGCAGCAAGCTTTGTTGGAAACGGACCATTCAAGCTGACAGAGTGGGCGCATGACAGTGAACTGAAAATGATGAAGAGCGATACGTACTGGGATGCAGCAAATGTAACTCTGCCTGGTGCGGTTTGGAAAATGATTGATGACGAGAATACCGAGTATCAAATGTTTACGAACGAAGAGCTGCACAGAACGACAACTGTTCCTGCGGACATGGCAGACCAATTGTTCAAAGACGGCAAAGTATTCGTGCGTGATGGAGCAGGTACAGAGTTCTATCGTTTCAACGTAACGAAGGAGCCATTCGATAACGCCAATATTCGTAAAGCCTTTAGCTTAGCGATTGACCGTAAGACACTGGTCGACCTGGTGCTGATGCGTCAGCAAAAACCGGGAACAGGCTTCGTATCTTTTGGTTTGCCTGATGCCAACGGTGAAGGACAATTCCGTGAAGTAGGCGGAGAATTGGTGAACTTCAACCCAGATGAAGCGAAGAAGCTCCTGGAACAAGGAATGAAAGAAAAAGGCTACACAAAGCTGCCAGAGGTTACACTCACGTACCGCAGCGGAACGGCTAACGAAAAAACGGCACAAGCCGCGCAAGAAATGTGGAAGCAGACGCTGGGCGTTGATGTGAAGCTGCAAAAAGTAGAAGGAAAAGTTTTGACGGATATGCAAAAGCAATTGCAGTATCAAATTGCTCGTTCTTCCTGGTTGCCTGACTTCGGTGATGCGATCAACTTCCTTGATATTTTCCAATCGAAGGCAGCAAGCAATCGTACGGGCTGGAGCAATGCGCAATTCGACAAGCTGATCCAAGATGCATACAAGGAGCCAGACGATGCGAAACGTCTGAAACTACTGCATGATGCCGAAAAAATCTTGTTGGATGAAGCGCCAATCGCACCACTGTATTTTTACAACACTTCCTTGCTCTCAAGCGACAAGGTGAGTGGTGTACAAAGCTCTTCACTTAGCTACACAGACCTGAGAAAAGCTGTCGTGAAGTAA
- a CDS encoding sigma-70 family RNA polymerase sigma factor, producing the protein MTLSTSSFHSTPRRWREVETQLGIVVPRSLRSDTSALLFLESVAATPMLDKEEELACLIRYQRDDDLEARETIVRAYLRYVVSTALRHLKRGMPFLDLIQEGTIGLFTAIDKFDVGRGVRLYHYSHWWISQAITRAINDKATLIRIPVHMHEQIRQYQKQVLHLVHALNRTPDRQEIAVLLDIPLEKVEAIELALMMKMESIDAELDSEKWQAWHEDESLSYAEIMDDGLSSLDDWIEKVDLRSQMRAALERLSPRAQEIISMRYGLYDDQVYTLEEVGKMFGLTRERIRQIEATTIDRLRTQKASHVLKDYLT; encoded by the coding sequence ATGACTCTGAGTACCTCCTCGTTCCATTCAACTCCCCGTCGCTGGCGGGAAGTGGAGACACAGTTGGGAATTGTTGTCCCTAGATCACTTCGATCGGACACTTCTGCTCTACTGTTTTTGGAAAGCGTCGCTGCAACACCCATGTTGGACAAAGAAGAAGAGCTTGCTTGCCTGATTCGTTATCAAAGGGATGACGATCTTGAAGCACGTGAAACGATTGTGCGCGCCTATTTACGATACGTAGTTAGTACCGCTTTGCGCCATTTGAAAAGAGGGATGCCGTTCCTGGATTTGATTCAGGAGGGCACCATAGGTTTGTTTACCGCGATTGACAAATTTGATGTGGGACGTGGCGTCCGTCTCTATCATTACTCACACTGGTGGATCTCTCAAGCGATCACCCGTGCCATCAACGACAAAGCAACTTTGATTCGCATTCCTGTCCACATGCATGAGCAGATTCGCCAGTATCAGAAGCAAGTACTACATCTCGTCCATGCTTTGAACCGTACGCCTGATCGGCAGGAGATTGCTGTACTCTTGGATATTCCATTAGAAAAGGTGGAAGCCATTGAACTGGCTTTAATGATGAAGATGGAATCCATCGACGCTGAGCTGGATAGTGAGAAATGGCAGGCTTGGCATGAGGATGAGAGCTTGAGCTACGCAGAAATCATGGATGATGGGTTGTCCTCTCTGGATGACTGGATTGAAAAGGTAGACCTTCGCTCGCAAATGCGCGCAGCGTTGGAGCGACTTAGTCCCCGCGCCCAAGAAATTATCTCCATGCGTTATGGTCTCTATGATGATCAAGTGTATACGCTGGAGGAAGTGGGGAAAATGTTCGGACTTACCCGCGAGCGTATTCGCCAAATTGAAGCGACGACGATTGACCGATTGCGAACGCAAAAAGCTTCACACGTATTAAAAGATTATTTAACCTAA
- a CDS encoding NlpC/P60 family protein produces MKSAIVSVSVATVWTKPESPREIDQVALQSPVDARSWLASLTVEEKLGFYDNNAIQTQALYGTRVEVVEEQGEWSQILIPDQTTNKNATGYPGWIPSRQLAPWSDAFEVQQGQKLAMITAAFTHLHTTDKKPDMELAFLTKLPLIEETADWVTVATPNGTALLPKADVQIVKANEPIELSGNRGKAIVEAGKRFLNLYYLWGGMSSYGYDCSGFAYNMHRSVGLQIPRDASDQAKAGQLVEKEALLPGDLLFFAHEEGKGRVHHVGIYMGNGEMIHSPDSRSAIEIVKLDGYKLEKEHCVSRRYW; encoded by the coding sequence ATGAAATCTGCCATTGTTTCTGTCTCTGTTGCCACTGTGTGGACCAAGCCGGAGTCGCCGCGTGAAATTGACCAAGTAGCACTCCAATCCCCGGTTGATGCACGAAGCTGGCTCGCTTCCCTTACTGTGGAGGAGAAGCTTGGTTTTTACGACAATAACGCGATTCAAACACAAGCACTGTACGGTACACGCGTAGAGGTAGTCGAGGAGCAAGGGGAATGGTCACAGATTCTGATTCCTGATCAGACTACGAACAAAAACGCAACAGGCTATCCGGGCTGGATTCCGTCTCGCCAGTTAGCACCGTGGTCAGATGCTTTTGAGGTACAGCAAGGCCAAAAGCTGGCGATGATCACGGCGGCGTTTACCCATCTACATACAACGGACAAAAAGCCAGACATGGAGCTTGCGTTTTTGACCAAACTGCCGCTGATTGAGGAAACTGCGGATTGGGTAACGGTAGCGACACCGAACGGCACAGCACTTTTGCCAAAAGCAGACGTCCAAATCGTAAAAGCAAATGAGCCCATCGAGCTTTCCGGTAATCGTGGAAAGGCAATCGTTGAAGCGGGCAAGCGATTCCTCAACCTGTATTATTTATGGGGCGGCATGTCTTCTTACGGGTATGACTGCTCGGGATTTGCGTACAACATGCACCGATCTGTCGGTCTCCAGATTCCGCGTGATGCATCTGATCAGGCAAAAGCCGGACAGCTCGTGGAAAAAGAAGCTTTGCTTCCGGGCGATCTGCTGTTTTTTGCCCATGAAGAGGGGAAAGGCAGAGTCCATCACGTTGGCATTTACATGGGGAATGGCGAAATGATTCATTCTCCGGATTCGCGAAGTGCCATTGAGATCGTCAAGCTGGATGGCTACAAGCTCGAAAAGGAACATTGCGTCTCCAGACGATACTGGTAA
- the cysK gene encoding cysteine synthase A, producing MRVANSITDLIGFTPLVKLNRIVTEDIADIYLKLEFFNPGSSVKDRIALSMIEAAEADGSLKPGDTIIEPTSGNTGIGLAMVAAAKGYRAILVMPETMSIERRNLLRAYGAELVLTPGSEGMGGAIRKAEELAKEDSSYFIPQQFKNLANPAIHRETTGRELLDQAKEIGGVDAFISGIGTGGTITGVGQVLREHYPNVQIVAVEPAASPVLSGGKPGPHKIQGIGAGFVPDILDTQIYDEIIKVENEDAFETARRVARQEGILGGISSGAAIHAALQVAAKLGKGKKVIAVIPSNGERYLSTPLYQFED from the coding sequence ATGCGCGTGGCTAATTCCATTACCGATTTGATTGGATTTACTCCGCTTGTAAAGCTGAATCGTATTGTCACCGAAGATATTGCAGACATTTACTTGAAGCTGGAGTTCTTCAACCCGGGCAGCAGTGTAAAAGACCGAATTGCGTTGTCGATGATTGAGGCAGCAGAGGCAGATGGAAGTCTGAAACCGGGTGATACCATCATTGAACCTACGAGCGGAAATACCGGTATTGGACTCGCGATGGTTGCTGCTGCAAAAGGATACCGTGCTATTCTGGTTATGCCAGAGACGATGAGTATTGAGCGTCGCAACCTGTTGCGTGCGTATGGTGCGGAGCTGGTTCTTACACCAGGCAGCGAAGGGATGGGCGGAGCAATTCGCAAAGCGGAAGAGCTGGCGAAAGAAGATAGCTCGTATTTCATTCCGCAGCAATTTAAAAATCTGGCAAACCCGGCCATTCATCGTGAGACAACGGGTCGTGAGTTGTTGGACCAAGCGAAGGAAATCGGCGGCGTAGATGCGTTTATTTCCGGTATCGGTACAGGCGGAACGATTACAGGTGTAGGGCAGGTTCTTCGTGAACACTATCCGAATGTACAAATCGTGGCTGTTGAGCCTGCGGCTTCGCCAGTTTTGTCTGGCGGCAAACCAGGTCCACATAAGATCCAAGGTATCGGTGCTGGCTTTGTTCCAGATATTCTCGATACACAAATTTACGACGAGATCATTAAGGTAGAAAACGAGGACGCTTTTGAAACCGCGCGTCGTGTTGCTCGTCAGGAAGGTATTCTCGGCGGGATTTCTTCTGGAGCAGCGATCCATGCGGCTCTGCAAGTAGCAGCGAAGCTAGGCAAAGGCAAAAAAGTGATCGCTGTCATTCCTTCGAATGGGGAGCGTTATTTGTCCACGCCTCTGTATCAGTTCGAAGATTAA
- a CDS encoding dipeptide epimerase: MIIQAIEVKRISVPLKKPFKTALRTVHSLESILVKITCDNGMVGWGEASATVVITGDSIESIESAIMNTMRPQLIGLNLLAYERVFQTLHQSMVGNTSAKAAVDIALYDLISQRAGMPLYQFLGGYRDQLETDYTVSVNSPKEMGEDAAAYLKQGFNVLKIKVGKDNIEDDILRIQEIRKSVGNQVKIRLDANQGWNVKEAVQSIRKMEDMGLGIELIEQPVKAHDLEGLKRVTDSVDTPIMADESVFSPAQALQVLQNRAADMINIKLMKAGGIYKAQLINQLAEEYGIPCMVGSMIESRLAVSAAAHFAASKKNITRFDFDAPLMLLHDGIEGGVTYEGRLMRMPEESGLGIRSVSLWEGEN; the protein is encoded by the coding sequence ATGATTATTCAAGCCATCGAAGTAAAACGAATATCTGTTCCATTGAAAAAGCCTTTTAAAACCGCTTTGCGTACGGTGCATAGTCTGGAATCGATTCTGGTGAAAATCACCTGCGACAACGGTATGGTCGGGTGGGGCGAAGCTTCGGCTACCGTCGTCATTACCGGAGACAGCATCGAGAGCATCGAGTCGGCGATTATGAATACGATGAGACCTCAGCTCATCGGCTTGAATTTGCTTGCCTATGAACGAGTTTTCCAAACCTTGCATCAATCCATGGTAGGAAATACGAGTGCGAAGGCAGCGGTAGACATTGCGTTGTATGATCTCATTTCTCAACGCGCAGGAATGCCGTTGTATCAATTCCTGGGTGGCTACCGTGACCAATTGGAGACTGACTATACCGTCAGCGTGAACTCTCCGAAAGAAATGGGCGAGGATGCGGCTGCCTATCTCAAGCAAGGCTTCAACGTACTGAAAATCAAGGTTGGCAAGGACAATATCGAGGATGACATTTTGCGCATCCAGGAAATTCGCAAATCTGTGGGCAATCAGGTGAAGATTCGTCTTGATGCCAACCAGGGATGGAATGTAAAAGAAGCGGTGCAATCCATTCGCAAAATGGAGGACATGGGTCTTGGCATCGAACTCATTGAGCAGCCTGTAAAAGCGCATGATCTGGAAGGCTTGAAGCGGGTAACAGATTCGGTCGATACGCCAATCATGGCTGACGAGAGTGTGTTTTCACCAGCGCAGGCCTTGCAGGTTTTGCAAAACCGTGCGGCTGACATGATTAATATCAAGCTGATGAAGGCTGGCGGCATTTACAAAGCACAATTGATCAACCAATTGGCTGAAGAGTACGGTATTCCATGCATGGTTGGCAGCATGATCGAATCGCGACTGGCTGTATCAGCAGCAGCTCATTTTGCAGCTAGTAAGAAGAACATCACCCGCTTTGATTTTGATGCTCCGTTAATGCTTTTGCACGATGGTATAGAAGGTGGCGTAACGTACGAGGGCCGCTTGATGCGCATGCCAGAAGAGTCTGGGCTCGGTATTCGTTCCGTCAGTTTGTGGGAGGGGGAGAACTAA
- the hslO gene encoding Hsp33 family molecular chaperone HslO, translated as MGDYMIRATGFNGHVRAFAARTTESVEDMRRRHDMWNTATAAAGRTLTITLMMGAMLKGNESLHVKVKGDGPIGQIMAEANAHGEGIAYVSNPHVHFELNEKGKLDVARAVGTDGFVYVTKDLGLKEPYQGSSPIVSGEIGEDFTYYFVMSEQTPSAVGVGVLVNPEDRSVLAAGGFILQLLPNTPEEVVAAIEERLGQLPQVSRMIGEGLTPEEILARVLDEPKILSRTEIQFSCKCSADKVVQALISMGREEMEGLIEEQGEAEVHCHFCNERYHYDRSALEDILKDM; from the coding sequence ATGGGCGATTATATGATAAGAGCAACTGGTTTTAATGGGCATGTTCGTGCATTTGCCGCACGCACGACAGAATCTGTCGAAGATATGCGTCGTCGTCACGACATGTGGAATACAGCGACAGCAGCAGCGGGACGTACGCTGACCATTACCTTGATGATGGGGGCTATGTTAAAAGGAAACGAGAGCCTCCATGTCAAAGTAAAAGGAGACGGACCAATCGGGCAGATCATGGCGGAAGCAAACGCACATGGTGAAGGTATCGCTTATGTATCCAACCCGCATGTCCACTTTGAGCTAAACGAAAAAGGCAAGCTCGATGTAGCGCGTGCAGTGGGAACAGACGGGTTTGTGTACGTAACGAAAGATCTCGGTCTCAAGGAGCCGTATCAAGGCAGTTCGCCGATCGTCTCTGGTGAGATTGGGGAAGACTTCACTTATTATTTTGTGATGTCCGAGCAAACGCCTTCAGCAGTAGGTGTGGGTGTATTGGTTAATCCTGAAGACCGTTCTGTTTTGGCGGCGGGTGGATTTATACTTCAACTGTTGCCGAATACGCCTGAAGAGGTTGTGGCAGCAATTGAAGAGCGCCTGGGACAGCTTCCACAGGTTTCTCGCATGATTGGCGAAGGCTTGACTCCTGAAGAGATTTTGGCCCGCGTATTGGATGAGCCAAAAATCCTGAGCCGCACGGAGATTCAATTTAGCTGCAAATGTTCTGCGGATAAGGTTGTTCAGGCACTGATCAGTATGGGACGCGAAGAAATGGAAGGTCTGATTGAGGAACAGGGCGAAGCAGAAGTACACTGTCATTTCTGTAATGAACGTTACCATTATGACAGATCCGCGTTAGAAGACATCCTGAAAGACATGTAA
- a CDS encoding ABC transporter ATP-binding protein — protein sequence MDKTEKLLEVSGLRVTFKTHGGEVNAVRDVNFTLNKGETLAIVGESGCGKSVTARSIMRLIPEHIGKIAGGSIHFKGQDLAKLPEKQMRELRGKEISMIFQDAMTSLNPTITIGEQIMEGIIRHQKVARSEAKRQAIEILNLVGIANPESRLKQYLHQFSGGMRQRIMIAIALVCKPSILIADEPTTALDVTIQAQIIELFKSIQQKTGVSIIIITHDLGVVAKVADRVNVMYAGKVVESGPVRDIFYNPQHPYTKGLLASMPRLDADRSIPLSPIPGTPPDLFSPPIGCAFAARCDYALEVCRNYQPAETHVHSKHAVSCWLQDPRAKKLLASMQPPTGT from the coding sequence ATGGATAAAACGGAAAAGCTGCTGGAAGTCAGTGGGCTTCGGGTCACATTCAAGACGCATGGCGGTGAAGTGAACGCTGTTCGGGACGTGAACTTTACCTTGAACAAAGGGGAGACACTGGCGATTGTTGGAGAATCCGGATGTGGGAAAAGCGTGACTGCAAGGAGTATCATGCGACTAATCCCGGAGCATATCGGAAAAATCGCGGGTGGAAGCATTCATTTTAAAGGGCAGGATCTGGCAAAGCTACCGGAAAAGCAAATGCGTGAGCTGCGTGGGAAAGAAATCTCCATGATCTTTCAAGATGCGATGACGTCGCTCAACCCGACCATCACCATTGGTGAACAGATAATGGAAGGAATCATTCGCCATCAAAAGGTCGCCAGAAGCGAAGCCAAGCGGCAAGCGATTGAAATTCTCAACTTGGTCGGGATCGCCAATCCAGAAAGTCGTCTTAAGCAGTACCTCCATCAGTTCAGTGGCGGGATGCGTCAACGGATCATGATTGCAATTGCGCTTGTCTGTAAGCCGTCCATTCTGATTGCGGATGAGCCTACGACAGCGTTGGATGTGACGATTCAGGCGCAAATCATCGAGCTGTTCAAAAGCATTCAACAAAAGACGGGAGTCTCGATTATTATTATCACGCATGATTTGGGGGTCGTCGCCAAGGTTGCGGATCGGGTCAATGTCATGTATGCAGGAAAAGTGGTAGAGTCTGGACCTGTTCGCGACATTTTTTACAATCCGCAGCATCCGTACACCAAAGGCTTGCTGGCGTCGATGCCACGTTTGGATGCGGATCGCTCTATTCCGCTCAGCCCAATACCTGGCACACCCCCGGATTTGTTCAGTCCGCCAATTGGCTGTGCATTCGCTGCGCGCTGTGACTATGCGTTGGAAGTATGTCGGAATTACCAGCCTGCGGAGACTCATGTTCATAGCAAACACGCGGTTTCCTGTTGGTTGCAGGACCCGCGGGCGAAGAAGTTGCTGGCGTCGATGCAACCGCCAACGGGAACCTGA
- a CDS encoding peptidyl-prolyl cis-trans isomerase, giving the protein MTNVKGLWAFIGALVLLLLAVTWAWYQASGKLQPAAIVGDKTISNDEYVTALKQKFGKQVLNDMINREVVFQEAKRSGITVDPKQLEQELSQIRDSYGSRTDSEFEAALLKQAGTTVEALKQEISYQILLQTLATKDMTIKDEEILNVYNSRSDRYTRPMQMRLGQIVVASQKEAEQVLADLKNGADFQTIAKERSIDSDTAVNGGDVGWVSIKDNRLPDEAKPIVEKLEKDKYSEAIKVEDRFVIYQLTERREASRRTFEEVKDELRREIAFAQVESLDVVLERLRKSVGVQISGQMPH; this is encoded by the coding sequence ATGACCAACGTAAAAGGGTTGTGGGCATTCATTGGGGCGCTTGTATTGTTGCTGCTTGCCGTTACCTGGGCATGGTACCAGGCATCAGGCAAGCTGCAGCCTGCCGCCATCGTAGGGGATAAGACGATTAGCAACGATGAGTATGTAACGGCGCTGAAACAAAAGTTCGGTAAGCAAGTGCTAAACGACATGATTAATCGGGAAGTCGTTTTTCAAGAGGCGAAGCGATCCGGCATCACAGTTGATCCGAAGCAACTGGAGCAAGAGCTTTCCCAGATTCGCGACAGCTACGGCAGTCGGACAGATAGCGAGTTTGAGGCTGCGTTGTTAAAACAAGCGGGAACGACCGTGGAAGCCCTGAAGCAGGAGATTTCTTACCAAATCCTGCTGCAAACCCTGGCAACGAAGGACATGACCATCAAGGATGAAGAGATATTAAACGTCTACAATAGCCGATCTGACCGTTATACCCGACCGATGCAGATGCGTTTGGGACAAATCGTCGTGGCTTCCCAAAAAGAAGCAGAACAAGTTTTGGCTGATTTAAAAAACGGGGCCGACTTTCAGACGATTGCCAAAGAGCGTTCGATAGATTCGGATACAGCGGTGAACGGCGGCGATGTAGGCTGGGTTTCCATCAAGGATAATCGATTGCCCGATGAGGCGAAGCCCATAGTAGAAAAGCTGGAGAAAGACAAATATAGCGAAGCGATCAAAGTAGAAGATCGTTTCGTCATTTACCAACTGACAGAGCGCAGGGAAGCCAGTCGACGGACGTTTGAAGAGGTAAAAGATGAGCTGCGTCGAGAAATCGCATTTGCCCAGGTCGAGTCGCTGGATGTTGTGCTGGAGCGATTGCGAAAATCGGTAGGGGTTCAGATTTCTGGGCAAATGCCTCATTGA